A single window of Eucalyptus grandis isolate ANBG69807.140 chromosome 1, ASM1654582v1, whole genome shotgun sequence DNA harbors:
- the LOC104414816 gene encoding receptor-like protein EIX1: MDSDTSGRQSYRLSNASLFGPLPYWLANLTFSQFDLSYNQITLPKWLANLTFFWLDLSYNQITGPLPEWSANLTFFQLDLSYNQITGPLPEWSANLTFSQLDLSYNQITGPLPEWSANLTFSELDLSYNQITGPLPEWSTNLIFSELDLSYNQITGPLPEWSANLTLSELDLSYNRITGPLPEWSANLTLFELDLSYNNITGPLPKWLANLTLSQRDLSYNQITGPLPEWSTNLTFSWLDLSYNQITGPLPNMSINCSYLDLSHNLISGSLPIDIGIMSQVDTLYLNDNLINGTLPSSLCDMELFDLNLANNSLSGSIPDCWKGSLLFLTLSFNKLSGVIPSSLGSLPHLITLHLNRNRLNGELPQALDYCTSLVILDLGENNLSGSIPTWFDESFQSLLILRLRENRFVGSIPPQLCSLSTLQILDMAVNNLTGMIPHCLGNMSNMINFNQGNPFGSVAVAPIEDIISSLDSYPNWNQEHVVEILKGRYNEYTDTVLQLVVNLDLSSNFLNGSIPEELSFLSGLHGLNLSYNHLFGDIPIGIGNMTSLESLDLSNNHLSGTIPQSISALTFLGHLNLSQNNFIRQIPKGNQIQTLDDPSIYAGNPLLCGDVLKKKCLGVRASQTPKILHPKDTHEEDKLSKALFYVVIMLGFATGFWGFFGVLQFKKDWRRAYFSFADQAANKAYVTIVVKVAKLKRPRLSRACKK; encoded by the coding sequence ATGGATTCAGACACAAGTGGACGCCAAAGTTATCGACTCTCCAATGCTTCCCTTTTTGGGCCCTTGCCATATTGGTTAGCCAACTTGACGTTTTCTCAGTTCGATCTATCTTACAATCAGATTACCTTGCCAAAATGGTTAGCCAACTTAACGTTTTTTTGGCTCGATCTATCTTACAATCAGATTACTGGGCCATTGCCAGAATGGTCAGCCAACTTGACATTTTTTCAGCTCGATCTATCTTACAATCAGATTACTGGGCCATTACCAGAATGGTCAGCCAACTTGACATTTTCTCAGCTCGATCTATCTTACAATCAGATTACTGGGCCATTGCCAGAATGGTCAGCCAACTTGACATTTTCCGAGCTCGATCTATCTTACAATCAGATTACTGGGCCATTGCCAGAATGGTCAACCAACTTGATATTTTCCGAGCTTGATCTATCTTACAATCAGATTACTGGGCCCTTGCCAGAATGGTCGGCCAACTTGACACTTTCCGAGCTGGATCTATCGTACAATCGGATTACTGGGCCTTTGCCAGAATGGTCAGCCAACTTGACACTTTTTGAGCTGGATCTATCTTACAATAATATTACTGGGCCCTTGCCAAAATGGTTAGCCAACTTGACACTTTCTCAGCGCGATCTATCTTACAATCAAATTACTGGGCCATTACCAGAATGGTCAACCAacttgacattttcttggctTGATCTATCTTACAATCAGATTACTGGGCCCTTGCCCAACATGTCTATTAATTGTTCCTATTTAGATCTCTCTCACAACTTGATCTCTGGATCTCTTCCAATAGATATTGGTATTATGTCCCAAGTAGATACTTTGTATCTCAATGATAACCTAATCAATGGTACTCTACCATCATCATTATGCGACATGGAGTTGTTTGATTTAAATCTTGCCAATAATAGCCTATCTGGTAGTATTCCAGATTGTTGGAAGGGTTCTTTATTATTCTTGACTTTGTCATTCAATAAGTTGTCCGGAGTAATTCCTAGCTCACTTGGATCATTGCCCCACCTTATCACCCTACACTTGAACAGAAACCGTCTCAATGGGGAGCTTCCTCAGGCTTTAGATTATTGCACAAGTCTAGTAATTTTAGACCTTGGAGAGAATAATTTGTCTGGAAGCATTCCAACATGGTTTGATGAAAGCTTTCAGTCCTTGTTAATCCTCAGGCTACGAGAAAATAGGTTTGTTGGCAGCATCCCTCCACAGCTTTGCTCATTATCAACACTGCAAATATTAGACATGGCTGTGAACAATTTGACGGGAATGATCCCACATTGTCTTGGCAATATGAGCAACATGATCAACTTCAATCAAGGCAATCCATTTGGATCTGTGGCCGTTGCTCCTATAGAAGATATAATCTCATCTTTAGACAGTTATCCAAATTGGAATCAAGAGCACGTGGTTGAGATCTTGAAGGGAAGATATAATGAGTACACCGACACTGTTTTGCAACTTGTGGTCAATTTGGATCTCTCTAGCAACTTTTTGAATGGGTCAATCCCGGAagaactttctttcctctcagGATTGCATGGCTTGAACTTGTCTTACAACCATCTCTTTGGAGATATTCCCATTGGCATTGGGAATATGACGTCATTGGAGTCTCTTGATCTTTCAAACAATCACCTCTCAGGGACAATTCCACAGAGCATTTCAGCGTTAACATTTTTGGGCCACCTCaacttgtcacaaaataacTTTATAAGGCAAATtccaaaaggaaatcaaattcaaacacTCGACGATCCTTCCATTTATGCTGGTAATCCTCTACTCTGCGGtgatgttttgaaaaaaaaatgccttggCGTTAGGGCATCTCAAACACCGAAAATCCTTCACCCTAAAGATACACATGAAGAGGATAAGCTTTCCAAGGCATTGTTCTATGTGGTCATAATGCTAGGATTTGCGACTGGGTTTTGGGGCTTTTTTGGAGTTTTGCAGTTCAAGAAAGATTGGAGACGTGCATATTTCAGCTTTGCAGATCAAGCAGCGAACAAGGCTTATGTGACCATAGTGGTGAAGGTAGCCAAGTTGAAGAGACCGAGACTATCAAGAGCATGTAAGAAATGA